Part of the Thermovirga sp. genome is shown below.
AAGAGGAACAGGCGACAAAAAAGAAACAGACCCCGAAACTGCTCAGGGGCGACACGAAATTGACTAACCTTCTCCGCAACAGCGTCGACGCCGTCGCCGACGAGGACGGGTGGGCCGCCCTCGGCAATGTAGGGCAGCATATCTCCAACCAGTCCCCTTCCTTCGACTCCCGGAACTACGGGTTCAGGAAGCTGAGTTCCCTGGTGAAGGCCACGGGGCTCTTCGAGGTGGAATCCCGCGCCGTTAATGGGGAATCGGGCAACCGGGTCATATTCATACGCCACCGGAAGCGAAAGGCCCAAAAGACGGGGAATTAGCCCGTCCACGGCACCCCCGCTGACCGGTCACGCTTTTCCGGATTCCTGCCCCTCCCGAAAGCTTTGCCGGGGTCTCAGTATTTGCGGGTGCCGCGGCTTGCGCCGGCCAGTTCGAGCATTTTTTCCCGGCTCGATCCCCTGCAGGGCACAAAGGACCGGCCCTTAACCCCGATGGCTTCCCTGGGGCAGAGGGCTATGCACCGCTGGCAGAAGAGGCAGCCCTCGCCGAAACGGGGAAAGGTCTCCATGGTGATGTTAGAGACGGGGCAGACCTCGGCGCAAAGGCCGCATCTCGAGCACCTTTCCACATCGACCGCCAAGGGATACTTTCCGCGCAGGAACTTCCATGCCCTGCTTTGGGGATTGTGGCCCAGCCTTTTCACGAACTCCGGCAGCAGGGGGACGGAACGCCAGGAGGTCCTCCCCGCCGCCAGGTTTCTCGCAAAGGCGGACGCCTTTTTGAGACCCCGGCGGCGCAAGGCGTCGTCCCTGGAGTTCTCCCGTTCGGTCCTCGCGTAATTGGAGGGCATCCTTATCTCGACAGCCCCTACAGGCCGGTAACCTCTTGCAGATACGACCCTTCTCATCGGGCCGACGATCCCCCCGCTGAGACCAGACAGGGTGTCGATCATGAAGATTCCCCTGCCCCGTCCATCGGCCAGGTTTTCCGCGAACTCCCAGACGAAGGGATAAGTGGACAACAGTGCCACCGGGAAGGCAAGGCCGACGGTGCCGACGGAAGGAGTATCCCCGGGATCGCTCCTTTCGAGGGGCCTCAGTTGGGCGGCTATTCCCCCATCGAGCAATGTCCCTGCTACCCTCCCGGCCACGGCATGGGTATTGCC
Proteins encoded:
- a CDS encoding Maebl yields the protein EEQATKKKQTPKLLRGDTKLTNLLRNSVDAVADEDGWAALGNVGQHISNQSPSFDSRNYGFRKLSSLVKATGLFEVESRAVNGESGNRVIFIRHRKRKAQKTGN
- a CDS encoding 4Fe-4S binding protein; this translates as MLREPVVIYVFSGSGNTHAVAGRVAGTLLDGGIAAQLRPLERSDPGDTPSVGTVGLAFPVALLSTYPFVWEFAENLADGRGRGIFMIDTLSGLSGGIVGPMRRVVSARGYRPVGAVEIRMPSNYARTERENSRDDALRRRGLKKASAFARNLAAGRTSWRSVPLLPEFVKRLGHNPQSRAWKFLRGKYPLAVDVERCSRCGLCAEVCPVSNITMETFPRFGEGCLFCQRCIALCPREAIGVKGRSFVPCRGSSREKMLELAGASRGTRKY